Proteins encoded together in one Rubripirellula reticaptiva window:
- a CDS encoding peptide chain release factor-like protein: MSNEKDSGGKNIAKNDGDQDIAPVMPRQADRMSVVFVGSPHPALLDDETLLSQCDLRFQRRSGPGGQHRNKTSSGVFLHHEPTNVTAEATERRSQADNRSVALSRLRFRLAVERRTLSVWDADPVGPAHQLREKYRHGSLKFRESNPDRPRVLTLLLDDLHAAGGQPSAVTKSWSVSTSSIVNLLKSHSPAMTLVNQIRAHHGRSALK, from the coding sequence GTGAGTAACGAAAAAGATAGCGGCGGCAAAAATATCGCGAAAAACGACGGTGATCAGGACATTGCACCTGTGATGCCTCGCCAAGCCGATCGCATGTCGGTCGTGTTTGTTGGCTCGCCTCATCCGGCGCTGTTGGATGACGAGACGTTATTGTCGCAGTGCGACTTGCGATTTCAACGCCGCAGCGGTCCTGGCGGCCAACACCGCAATAAAACGAGTTCTGGTGTGTTCCTGCATCACGAACCCACCAACGTGACGGCCGAAGCAACCGAACGACGAAGCCAAGCTGATAACCGCAGCGTCGCACTCTCGCGATTGCGATTTCGTCTCGCGGTGGAACGGCGTACTCTGTCGGTCTGGGACGCAGATCCCGTGGGTCCGGCTCACCAGCTGAGAGAAAAGTACCGCCACGGTTCCCTAAAGTTCCGCGAATCGAACCCCGATCGACCGAGGGTGCTGACGCTACTGCTGGATGATTTGCATGCTGCTGGCGGTCAACCGAGTGCGGTCACGAAGTCTTGGTCCGTTTCGACCAGCAGCATCGTCAATTTGCTGAAATCGCACTCGCCTGCTATGACGCTGGTCAACCAGATTCGTGCACATCACGGACGGTCGGCACTGAAATAG
- a CDS encoding FMN-binding protein has protein sequence MVSALLLAIPAPHRKPVGSSEPPPIDKVRDLLQRPSVQFSGQDVNGMWRLTDASGGNVGTITRTLPIARDIVGYRGPSEAMILLDNELQIVAVHLLSSDDTAEHVEAVQANPAFFAQFVGWRWGGGGSESRIDGVSGATLTSLAIAQGVIKRIGGQRPSLVFPDDVTDEERSESIADDDDVSELLRSGPYSDSVIGYQGPTELLLKVGSDDRVEKLAIRKSFDNEPYVDYVRTERGFWKRFTGRTLADLSTMDPAAEGIEGVSGATMTSLAVADTIVAASSGIIRQRTESHDKSTSAMVRWTIVDWITVAMILAITILSRWGAFQSPVGRRAWLVAVVLVIGFWTGNLMSMALLAGWSAHGIAWRLAPGLASMAAVAFLVPPMKKANPYCNHLCPHGALQQLVKPSARSRRRIRLSPRVIPWLKMIPGVTLVAAYVAVVFVPTIDLASWEPFHAYLFRIASRSSLGFAIVTLVASAFIPMGYCRLGCPTGRLIDYIRLTATSDRIRRADIVAISLLMMAWGVQFWRES, from the coding sequence TTGGTCTCCGCACTGCTGCTAGCAATCCCAGCACCTCATCGGAAACCCGTTGGCTCGTCCGAGCCACCGCCGATCGACAAGGTGCGCGACCTGCTGCAGCGACCGAGCGTTCAATTCAGTGGTCAAGACGTAAACGGAATGTGGCGGCTGACCGATGCCTCCGGCGGCAATGTTGGAACGATTACCAGAACACTGCCGATCGCTCGCGACATTGTCGGCTATCGCGGTCCTAGTGAAGCGATGATTTTGCTAGACAACGAGCTGCAGATCGTAGCTGTCCATTTATTGTCGAGCGACGACACGGCCGAGCACGTCGAAGCGGTTCAAGCGAATCCCGCGTTCTTTGCTCAGTTTGTGGGTTGGCGGTGGGGCGGCGGTGGAAGCGAATCTCGCATTGACGGTGTCTCGGGCGCAACACTGACTTCACTCGCGATTGCCCAGGGTGTTATCAAACGCATCGGAGGCCAACGACCGTCGTTGGTTTTTCCCGACGACGTTACGGATGAAGAACGCAGCGAATCGATCGCGGATGATGACGACGTCAGCGAGCTGCTGCGTAGCGGGCCCTATTCCGATTCAGTGATCGGATATCAGGGACCAACCGAGTTGCTGTTGAAAGTTGGCTCCGACGACCGTGTCGAGAAACTGGCGATTCGAAAATCCTTCGATAACGAACCGTATGTCGACTACGTGCGAACCGAACGCGGATTTTGGAAGCGGTTTACCGGACGCACGCTTGCGGATCTTTCGACCATGGATCCGGCGGCCGAGGGTATCGAAGGAGTTTCCGGTGCAACGATGACCAGTCTGGCAGTTGCCGATACGATCGTCGCAGCCAGCAGTGGCATCATCCGGCAAAGAACCGAGTCGCACGACAAGTCGACATCGGCAATGGTTCGCTGGACGATCGTCGACTGGATCACGGTTGCGATGATTTTGGCGATCACGATTCTAAGTCGCTGGGGAGCCTTTCAGTCACCGGTCGGGCGTCGAGCCTGGTTGGTCGCGGTGGTCCTCGTGATCGGTTTTTGGACCGGCAATTTGATGTCGATGGCGCTGCTGGCGGGTTGGTCGGCGCACGGGATCGCTTGGCGATTGGCACCAGGGCTAGCCTCGATGGCTGCGGTGGCGTTTTTGGTGCCGCCAATGAAAAAAGCGAACCCCTACTGCAATCATCTGTGTCCGCACGGCGCACTTCAGCAGCTGGTTAAACCGTCGGCAAGATCAAGGCGTCGCATCCGGCTGTCACCGCGTGTCATACCTTGGCTGAAAATGATCCCAGGAGTCACGCTTGTAGCTGCTTACGTTGCCGTCGTGTTTGTTCCGACGATCGATCTGGCATCGTGGGAGCCGTTTCATGCTTACTTGTTTCGAATCGCCAGTCGTAGTTCGTTAGGGTTTGCGATTGTCACATTGGTGGCGTCGGCGTTCATCCCGATGGGGTACTGCCGGCTGGGATGTCCAACGGGGCGGTTGATTGACTACATTCGGCTAACGGCGACGAGCGATCGGATTCGACGCGCTGATATCGTCGCGATCTCGCTGTTGATGATGGCTTGGGGTGTCCAGTTTTGGCGTGAAAGCTAG
- a CDS encoding FAD-dependent oxidoreductase: MPFRLSCSLLAVLILGALAPAAEVFVEAESFADHGGWKLDTQFVQQMGSPYLIAHGLGKPVDDASVTVTIPENGQYRVWVRTIDWVARWNAKPSPGKFKLIVNGKPLDVTFGTEGADWSWHDGGILSLEAGEAEIRLHDETGFDGRCDSVYLTTALDAKPPADPEMLLPWRRQQLGLSDKLPIRGAYDLVVVGGGYAGMGSAISAARMGCRVAFVQDRPVLGGNGSSEVRVWAMGNIRRGKYPRIGEMIEEFADKATKSPGTYEEFGDELKEQIVRAEPNIDLMLNHHAMSVRMDGSKIASITAIDTRTGSDVEITGDFFVDCTGHGWVGHWASADLDMTDAGRMGMSNMWAWDEAESSTTFPDTPWALDLKMEDFPYPRDHHGQWFWESGFDKDAIGGAEAIRDWNLRAVFGAFNAMKNRDGADQHKTAELTWVAYIGGPRESRRLLGDVVLTEEDIVTKRDFPDGCVPSTWSIDLHYPKKEYADKFPDNPFISVAVHDRRVDRSYGYPVPYRCFYSRNVDNLFMAGRNISVTHQALGTTRVMKTCGMMGEVVGKAASICTLNQCSPRDVYEEHLDELLELLELPGKARRSTPSADIIIPDDAMQKAGPNGPPPGYNPATMEGVVVDDSDAKLTGAWTEGSGLKGFVGYGYRYASPNSDATATFTIRPKQSGKVELRFYTHPHENRSSKTPVTVRQGDVARSYTIDQRAALDAGWIVVEQLSVNEGQDVVVELSTDSADGFVHVDAVSLVEVK, from the coding sequence ATGCCCTTTCGACTTTCTTGTTCGTTGCTTGCTGTGCTGATCCTTGGAGCCCTTGCGCCGGCGGCGGAAGTATTCGTCGAAGCCGAGAGTTTTGCCGATCATGGTGGATGGAAATTGGACACCCAGTTTGTCCAGCAAATGGGATCACCCTATTTGATCGCTCACGGTTTAGGGAAACCGGTCGACGACGCGTCGGTAACGGTGACTATCCCCGAAAATGGTCAATACCGGGTCTGGGTGCGAACGATCGACTGGGTGGCGCGTTGGAACGCAAAACCATCACCTGGCAAGTTCAAGTTAATCGTCAACGGCAAGCCGCTTGACGTGACCTTCGGCACCGAAGGCGCGGACTGGTCTTGGCATGATGGGGGTATCTTGTCTTTGGAAGCGGGCGAAGCTGAAATTCGGTTGCACGACGAGACCGGGTTCGATGGCCGCTGCGACAGTGTCTACTTGACCACGGCGTTGGATGCCAAGCCGCCAGCCGACCCCGAAATGCTGCTGCCTTGGCGCCGCCAGCAATTGGGCTTGTCCGACAAACTGCCGATTCGCGGCGCCTATGACTTGGTGGTTGTCGGCGGCGGGTACGCGGGCATGGGCTCGGCGATTTCGGCGGCTCGCATGGGATGTCGTGTGGCGTTTGTGCAAGATCGGCCCGTTCTGGGCGGCAATGGATCCAGCGAAGTGCGAGTCTGGGCAATGGGCAACATTCGCCGTGGTAAGTACCCACGCATCGGCGAGATGATCGAAGAGTTTGCGGACAAGGCAACAAAGTCACCGGGAACGTACGAAGAGTTTGGTGACGAGTTGAAAGAACAAATCGTCCGCGCCGAACCGAACATTGATTTGATGCTGAATCATCACGCAATGTCGGTTCGCATGGACGGTTCGAAGATCGCTTCGATTACCGCAATCGATACACGAACGGGCAGCGACGTCGAAATCACAGGCGATTTCTTCGTTGACTGCACCGGCCACGGTTGGGTTGGGCATTGGGCCAGTGCTGATTTGGACATGACCGACGCTGGTCGGATGGGGATGAGCAATATGTGGGCTTGGGACGAAGCCGAATCCTCCACTACGTTTCCCGACACTCCGTGGGCACTCGACCTGAAAATGGAAGACTTTCCGTACCCACGTGATCATCACGGTCAATGGTTTTGGGAAAGTGGTTTCGATAAGGATGCCATCGGCGGCGCCGAAGCAATTCGCGACTGGAATTTGCGAGCGGTTTTTGGCGCGTTCAATGCAATGAAGAACCGTGACGGTGCCGACCAGCACAAGACAGCCGAATTGACATGGGTCGCCTACATTGGTGGACCGCGCGAGAGTCGGCGATTGCTAGGCGATGTGGTTCTGACCGAGGAAGACATCGTCACCAAACGCGACTTTCCCGACGGCTGTGTCCCCAGTACGTGGTCGATCGACTTGCACTATCCCAAAAAAGAATACGCGGACAAGTTTCCCGACAATCCGTTCATCTCTGTCGCCGTCCACGACCGACGCGTCGACCGATCCTATGGCTATCCAGTCCCCTATCGATGTTTCTACAGCCGTAACGTTGACAACCTTTTCATGGCTGGTCGCAACATCAGCGTGACTCACCAGGCACTCGGCACGACGCGTGTGATGAAGACGTGCGGCATGATGGGCGAAGTCGTTGGTAAGGCAGCCTCGATCTGTACGCTGAACCAGTGCAGCCCACGGGACGTCTACGAAGAACACCTTGACGAGCTGCTGGAACTGTTGGAACTGCCCGGCAAAGCCAGACGCAGCACGCCATCGGCCGACATCATCATCCCGGACGACGCGATGCAGAAAGCCGGTCCCAACGGGCCACCGCCGGGATACAATCCCGCCACCATGGAAGGCGTCGTGGTCGACGATTCTGACGCCAAGTTGACGGGTGCGTGGACCGAGGGAAGCGGATTGAAGGGATTCGTCGGTTACGGCTATCGATATGCGTCGCCCAATTCAGATGCAACTGCCACGTTCACGATCCGGCCGAAGCAGTCGGGGAAAGTCGAGCTGCGTTTCTATACCCATCCGCATGAAAACCGGTCATCCAAAACGCCAGTGACAGTTCGGCAAGGTGATGTGGCACGTTCGTACACAATTGACCAGCGCGCGGCGCTTGACGCTGGATGGATCGTTGTGGAGCAATTGTCAGTTAACGAAGGTCAAGACGTTGTTGTTGAATTGAGCACTGATTCCGCGGATGGCTTTGTCCATGTCGACGCTGTGTCGCTGGTCGAAGTCAAGTGA